A genomic segment from Nitrospira sp. encodes:
- a CDS encoding 2-acylglycerophosphoethanolamine acyltransferase/acyl-[acyl-carrier-protein] synthetase translates to MTAQFCGAFNDNAWKFMVALLGIRAAAATLSPGQELETASQSQTTLAMVVFTLPLILTSIVSGFFADRLSKRTVIIAMKAVEVLLMTAATMALLARPTGGIWALAVLAGMGVHSALFSPAKYGILPELLTHEQLARGNSVLELWTFLAILTGTTAGGFLLAGAGESVWIAPFVLTLLALVGLTAAWSVPRVPPARAAGGLLDTLQGALSALRADRLLRLAITGAVFFWTIASLVVQNVLVYAKAVLGLSDALATVPSALISVGIGLGALVVGRLSRSRVEYGLVPLGAGGVATFLLTLGWWMPPFSGTLALMIALGISSALIFIPINALIQWRAPHDRRGSVIALENICVFTGILLGSLSGGALANLGLSTVGIFLATALATTVGTTWAMWLMPETFLRLVLVLMTNTLYRLRIVGHEHVPMAGGALLVPNHVSFIDGFLLIAGLDRPIRFVVDAEYVNHPLFKPFMKTLQVIPISSSGGLRVILRALREAGKALDAGEIVCIFPEGQITRTGNLLSFRRGFERIVKGRHVPIVPVHLDRVWGSIFSFVGGRFLTKWPERIPYPVTVSFGTPVPADTPAHELRRHVRELGEAAWRLRKPDRRPLHRAFIKTMRRSPFRLAMADTTRPHVSCLQALIGSIALARILTPHWQDQRNVGLLLPPTVAGALTNVAALLVGCTSVNLNYTVGKVGLESAVRQAGLRTIVTSRKFVEKAKLDLPDGPTVLWLEDIAAGIGGAQKAVAAALALFAPIRLIELACGQRTSVTMDDLATIIFSSGSTGEPKGVMLSHFSIDANAQGAAQVLHLDAHDHILGILPFFHSFGYLVFWFVTLNGAATVFHPSPLDVAAIGELCAAHRVTFLVCTPTFLQLYQRRCTPEQFSSLRVVLTGAEKLPLRLYQSFEDRFGIRPIEGYGVTECAPVIAVNCPDFRASGFYQPASRRGTVGQPLPGVSVRIVDPDSFTPLPPGTPGMLLVKGPNVMNGYLGREDLTAQVIRDGWYITGDIATLDDDGFLTITDRLSRFSKIGGEMVPHRMVEDALQQASGEDMQACAVTGVPDERKGEQLAVLHTLAEEMIPQLLAKAAAGGLPNLFLPARSHFIKVEALPILGTGKLDLRALKRIAMERLRPAQ, encoded by the coding sequence GAGCTGGAAACGGCCTCGCAATCCCAAACCACCCTCGCCATGGTGGTCTTCACCCTCCCGCTGATCCTGACGTCGATCGTGTCCGGGTTTTTTGCCGACCGCCTCAGCAAACGCACCGTCATCATCGCGATGAAGGCGGTGGAAGTCCTGCTTATGACCGCTGCGACCATGGCTTTGCTGGCGCGCCCGACGGGCGGTATCTGGGCACTCGCCGTCTTGGCCGGCATGGGTGTCCACAGTGCCCTCTTCAGTCCTGCCAAGTACGGCATCCTTCCCGAGTTGCTCACGCACGAACAACTCGCGCGCGGCAACAGCGTCCTGGAACTGTGGACCTTCCTGGCCATCTTGACCGGCACGACGGCCGGTGGGTTCTTGTTGGCCGGGGCAGGAGAGAGTGTGTGGATCGCGCCGTTCGTCCTGACCCTGCTCGCCCTGGTCGGCCTGACGGCAGCCTGGTCGGTCCCAAGGGTACCACCCGCCCGGGCGGCCGGAGGCCTCCTCGATACGTTGCAGGGCGCCTTGTCTGCCTTGCGTGCGGACCGCCTGCTGCGTCTCGCGATCACCGGTGCGGTGTTTTTCTGGACCATCGCCAGCCTTGTCGTTCAAAACGTACTGGTCTATGCGAAGGCCGTGCTGGGCCTTTCCGACGCGCTGGCGACGGTGCCCTCCGCCCTGATCTCGGTAGGTATCGGATTGGGCGCCCTGGTCGTCGGACGGCTCTCCCGCTCGCGCGTGGAATACGGCCTGGTTCCTTTGGGGGCGGGCGGCGTCGCGACCTTCCTGCTGACCCTCGGTTGGTGGATGCCGCCGTTCAGCGGCACCCTCGCGCTGATGATCGCGCTGGGAATATCGAGCGCGCTGATCTTCATTCCGATCAATGCCCTGATCCAATGGCGCGCGCCGCATGACCGGCGAGGCTCGGTCATCGCCCTGGAGAATATCTGTGTCTTCACCGGTATTCTATTGGGTTCCCTGAGCGGCGGCGCCCTGGCCAACCTAGGCCTCTCGACCGTCGGCATCTTCCTGGCCACGGCCCTCGCAACCACGGTCGGCACGACATGGGCGATGTGGCTCATGCCGGAAACCTTCCTCCGGTTGGTCCTCGTGCTGATGACCAATACCCTCTACCGGCTCCGCATCGTCGGACATGAGCACGTGCCGATGGCGGGAGGCGCCCTGTTGGTTCCCAACCACGTGTCGTTCATCGACGGATTCCTCTTGATCGCCGGCCTGGATCGCCCCATCCGGTTCGTCGTCGATGCCGAATATGTCAACCACCCCCTGTTCAAACCCTTCATGAAGACCCTGCAGGTCATTCCTATCTCCTCGTCCGGCGGCCTCCGCGTCATCCTGCGGGCCTTGCGCGAAGCGGGCAAGGCGCTCGACGCAGGCGAGATCGTCTGTATTTTTCCGGAAGGCCAAATCACCCGCACCGGCAATCTCCTCTCCTTTCGCCGCGGCTTCGAGCGGATCGTCAAGGGACGACACGTCCCGATCGTTCCGGTTCACCTGGACCGCGTCTGGGGCAGCATCTTCAGTTTCGTCGGCGGCCGGTTTCTCACCAAGTGGCCGGAGCGCATCCCCTATCCCGTCACCGTGTCGTTCGGTACGCCGGTGCCCGCCGATACGCCGGCTCACGAACTTCGCCGCCACGTACGTGAACTCGGAGAAGCAGCCTGGCGCTTGCGGAAACCCGATCGACGTCCGCTGCACCGCGCATTTATCAAGACCATGCGCCGCTCTCCCTTCCGCCTTGCGATGGCGGACACCACCAGGCCGCACGTCTCCTGTCTCCAGGCCTTGATCGGTTCCATCGCCCTGGCCCGCATACTCACCCCCCACTGGCAGGATCAACGGAACGTCGGCCTGTTGCTGCCGCCCACCGTCGCAGGAGCCCTGACCAACGTTGCAGCCCTGCTCGTCGGATGCACCAGCGTGAACCTCAACTACACCGTGGGCAAAGTGGGGTTGGAATCGGCGGTACGCCAAGCAGGACTCCGTACCATCGTCACCAGTCGCAAGTTCGTGGAGAAGGCCAAACTGGATCTCCCCGACGGCCCGACGGTCCTCTGGTTGGAAGACATCGCCGCCGGGATCGGCGGAGCGCAGAAAGCCGTGGCCGCCGCCCTGGCCCTGTTCGCCCCCATTCGTCTGATCGAACTGGCCTGCGGCCAGCGCACCAGCGTCACGATGGATGATCTGGCCACCATCATCTTCAGCAGCGGCAGTACCGGCGAACCGAAGGGCGTGATGCTCTCCCATTTCAGCATCGATGCCAACGCGCAAGGGGCGGCCCAAGTGCTCCACCTCGATGCTCACGATCACATTCTCGGCATCCTTCCGTTCTTTCACTCGTTCGGCTACCTGGTGTTCTGGTTCGTCACACTGAACGGCGCGGCGACGGTGTTTCACCCCTCTCCGCTCGATGTGGCGGCCATCGGCGAACTCTGCGCCGCGCATCGGGTCACGTTTCTCGTGTGCACACCGACGTTTCTCCAACTCTATCAACGCCGCTGCACGCCGGAGCAATTCAGTTCCCTACGGGTCGTCCTGACGGGAGCCGAAAAGTTGCCACTGCGCCTCTACCAGTCGTTCGAAGACCGCTTCGGCATCAGACCGATCGAAGGGTACGGCGTCACCGAATGCGCCCCGGTGATTGCCGTGAATTGTCCGGATTTTCGCGCGTCCGGTTTTTATCAACCGGCCTCCCGTCGCGGGACCGTCGGACAGCCGCTTCCCGGCGTGTCCGTCCGCATCGTGGATCCGGACAGCTTCACCCCGCTCCCACCCGGTACGCCCGGCATGTTGCTCGTGAAGGGGCCGAACGTGATGAACGGGTATCTGGGCCGCGAGGACCTGACGGCTCAAGTCATCCGGGACGGCTGGTACATCACCGGCGACATCGCGACCCTCGACGACGACGGCTTCCTCACCATCACCGATCGCCTGTCGCGCTTTTCCAAGATCGGCGGCGAGATGGTCCCGCACCGGATGGTGGAAGACGCGCTCCAACAGGCATCCGGAGAAGACATGCAGGCCTGCGCCGTCACCGGTGTGCCGGATGAACGGAAAGGCGAGCAATTGGCCGTGCTCCATACGCTCGCTGAAGAGATGATCCCACAGCTCCTGGCCAAAGCGGCCGCCGGCGGCCTGCCCAATTTATTTCTCCCCGCGCGCAGCCACTTCATCAAGGTCGAGGCCCTGCCGATCCTGGGAACGGGGAAATTGGATCTCCGCGCCCTCAAACGCATCGCGATGGAACGGTTGCGTCCGGCGCAGTGA
- a CDS encoding Inner membrane protein YjdF, with product MIGREGRMLIGLVVVGLFASGLAPRDRFTWFLEVVPVLLAIPILLLTARTFPLTPLAYRLLAMHAVVLLVGGHYTYAEVPLGYWLQELFGFARNHFDRIGHFMQGFVPAIVVREVLLRRSPLQPGPWTFWLVTSVCLAFSACYELFEWGMALATGEAADAFLGTQGDQWDTQWDLFLALVGALSAQLILGRCHDRAVCALAADDKPEPPILPHCRQATGA from the coding sequence ATGATTGGGCGCGAAGGGAGGATGCTGATCGGGCTCGTCGTGGTCGGACTTTTCGCGTCAGGGCTGGCGCCGCGCGATCGGTTCACATGGTTTTTGGAAGTGGTGCCGGTCCTCCTCGCCATTCCGATCCTGCTGCTCACCGCGCGTACCTTTCCTCTGACGCCGCTCGCCTACCGGTTGCTGGCCATGCACGCCGTCGTCCTGCTCGTCGGCGGACACTATACCTACGCGGAAGTTCCCCTCGGATACTGGTTGCAAGAGCTGTTCGGCTTTGCCCGCAACCATTTCGACCGGATCGGCCACTTCATGCAAGGGTTTGTTCCGGCCATAGTCGTAAGAGAAGTGCTCCTGCGCCGCTCACCGCTACAGCCGGGACCTTGGACATTCTGGCTGGTCACCTCGGTCTGCCTGGCATTCAGCGCCTGCTACGAACTCTTCGAATGGGGAATGGCCCTCGCGACCGGCGAAGCCGCCGACGCGTTCCTCGGCACCCAGGGAGACCAGTGGGATACGCAATGGGACCTGTTCCTAGCCCTCGTGGGAGCGCTTTCTGCACAGCTCATCCTGGGACGATGCCATGATCGCGCCGTATGTGCGCTGGCCGCCGATGACAAGCCTGAACCGCCGATCCTGCCGCATTGCCGGCAAGCAACCGGAGCGTGA
- a CDS encoding RNA polymerase sigma factor RpoE, with product MERDQILTSLRARILSFATSRVSKEAAEDLTQEVLVLLHEKYARVTELTELVPLAFQVLRFKMLDAHRKSLRQGLYNQEAVEDIPLADPGDDPAQQLDQKQRVERLLAAVAQLGKRCRELFRLKLEGNRFPEIQRLMGQTSINTIYTWDLRCRKQLLDLMGGTWE from the coding sequence ATGGAACGAGACCAGATACTCACCTCCCTTCGCGCAAGGATCCTTTCCTTCGCGACATCACGGGTATCGAAAGAAGCGGCGGAAGACCTGACCCAAGAGGTCCTCGTGCTGCTGCATGAGAAATACGCGCGCGTCACCGAGCTGACTGAGTTGGTGCCGCTGGCCTTTCAAGTCCTGCGATTCAAGATGCTGGATGCCCATCGTAAGTCGCTCCGGCAAGGTTTGTATAATCAGGAGGCGGTGGAGGACATTCCGCTGGCCGATCCTGGGGACGACCCGGCGCAGCAACTGGATCAAAAACAACGGGTGGAGCGATTGCTGGCAGCCGTCGCTCAGCTCGGAAAACGTTGCCGGGAATTGTTCAGGTTGAAACTGGAGGGGAACCGTTTTCCTGAAATTCAACGGCTCATGGGTCAAACCTCGATCAACACGATCTACACATGGGATCTGCGCTGTCGGAAGCAATTGTTGGATCTCATGGGTGGAACGTGGGAGTGA
- a CDS encoding nucleotidyltransferase domain-containing protein: protein MEQPTAPHPADIDPTIQQVLARHPSIILAVPFGSIATRRARFDSDLDLAVAATTPLTAQARIDLIADLAVAIGRPVDLNQVHNPLLRQIVTQGRLIVCKNRSRYADLLLRMLYEEADSMPYYRRILSDRRRTWIGT, encoded by the coding sequence ATGGAACAGCCCACAGCACCACATCCGGCCGATATCGACCCAACGATACAACAGGTGCTGGCTCGCCATCCCTCCATCATTTTGGCGGTGCCCTTCGGCTCCATCGCGACAAGGCGTGCCCGCTTCGACAGCGATCTCGACTTGGCCGTCGCCGCCACGACGCCGCTCACGGCGCAGGCCCGGATCGACCTGATCGCAGACCTTGCGGTGGCCATTGGTCGTCCGGTCGATCTCAACCAAGTGCACAACCCGCTCCTGCGCCAAATTGTGACGCAGGGCCGACTGATCGTTTGCAAGAACCGATCACGCTATGCCGACCTCTTGCTCCGGATGCTCTATGAAGAAGCCGACAGTATGCCCTACTATCGCCGAATCCTGTCCGACAGAAGGCGCACATGGATCGGGACCTGA
- a CDS encoding Mobile element protein: MEITETQYRHIERCLPTQRGNVTLDNLQVLNAILYVAEQGCKWRGLPKRFGNWHTIYTRMNRWAKSGVLDRVFAQLQQAQIIRVKLEAVALDSTIVQVHPDGTGALKKTARKPLADPAAGGPPRFIWLPRMLERP; encoded by the coding sequence ATGGAAATCACCGAGACTCAGTATCGTCACATCGAGCGATGCTTGCCGACACAACGCGGCAACGTCACGCTCGACAATCTGCAGGTCCTGAACGCGATCTTGTACGTCGCGGAGCAGGGCTGCAAATGGCGTGGCCTGCCCAAGCGGTTCGGGAACTGGCATACGATCTATACGCGCATGAACCGGTGGGCGAAGAGCGGGGTGCTGGATCGCGTCTTTGCCCAGTTGCAACAGGCTCAGATCATCCGCGTGAAACTCGAAGCCGTCGCGTTGGACAGTACCATCGTCCAGGTCCATCCGGATGGCACGGGAGCATTAAAAAAAACGGCCCGCAAGCCCTTGGCCGATCCCGCGGCGGGTGGACCACCAAGATTCATCTGGTTGCCGCGGATGCTCGAACGGCCTTGA
- a CDS encoding Mobile element protein: protein MTFALSPGQAHDAPEGRMLLHRFGKRPCPIPLLMDRAYEGDETRQLAVELGYVPVVPPKQNRRTPWEYDRALYARRNEIERLFRRLKGFRRLFSRFDKLDVMFVAFINFALIVDGLR, encoded by the coding sequence TTGACGTTTGCCCTGTCGCCGGGCCAGGCCCACGATGCCCCTGAGGGACGCATGCTGCTGCACCGCTTCGGAAAAAGGCCGTGCCCGATCCCCTTGTTGATGGATCGGGCCTATGAAGGCGATGAGACGCGACAACTGGCCGTGGAGCTCGGGTATGTGCCGGTGGTGCCGCCCAAGCAGAATCGCCGCACGCCATGGGAATACGATCGTGCTCTGTATGCACGACGCAATGAGATCGAACGGCTGTTCCGCCGGCTCAAAGGATTTCGGCGCCTCTTCTCGCGGTTTGACAAGCTTGATGTCATGTTCGTCGCGTTCATTAACTTCGCGTTGATCGTGGATGGCTTACGGTAG
- a CDS encoding Universal stress protein yields MNVPLESGAIQRIFHPTDFSKDSQIAFAHALKLALVYRAELTIMHVDPTVAPEGFEDFPRIRPTLAQWGLLPESSAKSDVAQLGIRVRKVRALAADAKQAIMHHLTASPTDLMVLSTHQHEGVSRWLHDSVAEPVSREMQVTTLFVPSHVEGFVSCDTGHTSLHRLLLPISTDPPSQPAIDAARSLVSRLAMTAVTLTLVHAGEETGVEKLVLPQQADWTWNQLFGKGDPVEWILAAGNEFDVDLIVMATKGQDSLSDILRGTTTERVLRGARCPLLAIPASLV; encoded by the coding sequence ATGAACGTTCCTCTTGAGTCCGGAGCCATCCAACGGATCTTCCACCCGACCGATTTTTCCAAGGACAGTCAGATCGCCTTCGCCCATGCGCTCAAACTGGCGCTGGTGTACCGAGCGGAACTGACGATCATGCACGTGGATCCCACGGTCGCTCCGGAAGGATTCGAAGACTTTCCCCGCATCCGACCGACCCTCGCGCAATGGGGCCTGCTTCCGGAATCGAGCGCCAAAAGCGACGTGGCGCAGCTGGGCATCCGAGTCAGAAAGGTTCGCGCCTTGGCCGCCGACGCCAAACAAGCCATCATGCACCATCTCACGGCATCGCCGACGGATCTGATGGTGCTGTCTACGCATCAGCACGAAGGGGTGAGCCGTTGGCTCCACGATTCGGTGGCGGAACCGGTCTCGCGTGAGATGCAGGTGACGACCCTGTTCGTGCCGTCGCACGTGGAGGGTTTTGTTTCCTGCGACACCGGCCACACCTCGCTCCATCGCCTCCTGTTGCCGATCTCGACCGATCCACCCTCTCAGCCGGCCATCGATGCCGCACGCTCACTGGTCTCGCGATTGGCAATGACCGCCGTCACCTTGACGCTGGTCCATGCGGGAGAGGAGACCGGTGTCGAGAAGCTGGTGCTTCCGCAGCAAGCGGATTGGACATGGAATCAGCTGTTCGGCAAGGGTGATCCGGTGGAGTGGATTCTCGCGGCAGGCAACGAGTTCGACGTGGACTTGATCGTGATGGCGACGAAAGGCCAGGACAGCCTGTCGGACATATTGCGCGGCACCACGACCGAGCGGGTGCTCCGTGGAGCCCGTTGTCCGCTGCTCGCGATCCCTGCATCGCTCGTCTAG
- a CDS encoding DEAD/H associated domain protein: MGTMSVLPFHPIIAAWFTTRFAGATDVQRQAWPAIQSGSHVLIAAPTGSGKTLAAFLSCIDRLFRQAVDCELRDETQVLYVSPLKALSNDIRKNLQQPLNEIGQAALASGLLLPELRVVVRTGDTPMTERQQMLRRPPHILITTPESLFILLTAEKSRAMLKTVRTVIVDEIHAVAPNKRGAHLALSLERVEALTGCAPQRIGLSATQRPIETVAEFLVGARQSSLVKREAFPSKGHPNDKSRETNDVMVIDVGHRRDMDLAVEVPKDELGAVATNAIWSDVYDRLAALVEAHRSTLVFVNTRRLAERVAHYLEERLRHLGEEVVAAHHGSLSRQIRLSAEDRLKAGSVRVVVATASLELGIDVGTVDLACQIGSPRSIATALQRMGRAGHWIHAIPKGRLFATTRDELLECAALIRAIRAGLLDHIDVPAAPLDVLSQQIVAAAATQGWQEEELYALCRRAMPYRDLTRPAFDAVVRMLAEGFVTSRGRGRAFLHHDRINRHIRGRRGARLAAITSGGAIPDTANYAVIAEPGGTVVGSVDEDFAVESLAGDIILLGNTSWRIRGVETGKMRVEDAQGAPPTIPFWRGEAPARTADLSREVARLKDDIAHRLDDDRAPLPASAPPVQWLRQECCLDQHGAQQAVEYILAGKAVLGTVPTQHTIVAERFFDESGGMQLVIHAPFGSRVNRAWGLALRKRLCVAFDFELQAAATDEGIVLSLGEKHSFPLDTVFAFLNAKTVREVLTQALLQAPMFMTRWRWNVTRALALLRFVGGKRVAPQIQRMRAEDLLAAVFPDAIACQDNFHGERTQRDIPDHPLVQETIRDCLTEAMDLDGLIALLEKIERGAVTCLAVDTPLPSAFCHEILNANPYAFLDDAPLEERRARAVEMRRTLPPELAGQLGALDPSAIDQVIEESWPVVRDAEEFHDALLTLGWVPCAQVTEWGRWAPSLEQAGRVVTLWCGEAQLGWMAAESRHYGTLLFPEARIEPAAESPEPPEHLDREEVLDRVVSGWMESIGPTTATELSGTLRLPVQDVDGAFLRLEAQGHLLRGQFRPLLPIHHSQFIIQHSDAPAPVEWCHRRLLARIHRLTIGRLRKEIEPVSAAEFMQFLLQWQHVAPGARLHGEAGLLEAVKQLGGFEAAASAWEPQLLRVRLAKYEPEWLDRLCLSGAVMWGRLTPHPRLMQELNPAPGRRVVPTRVAPVSLFGREDAPALLAAADEELARVDMAARLSASAQAVRRCLQERGASFFSELLHATRLLPSEVEDGLWELVAAGLVTADGFDNLRALIDPRRRRAEGRDRNRRPRHVGGRWSLLRRADSRQPSTVSLAEHVARQLLRRYGVVFRDLLGRESIVSSWRDLLVCYRRLESTGEIRGGRFVGGFTGEQFALPEALESLRTLKKRPGIAGQQEINISAADPLNLAGLLLPGPRIAAVPSNFVVFRGGAVIRTVGGRESNDRQEPSIVEVGRVIT; encoded by the coding sequence ATGGGCACGATGTCCGTCCTGCCGTTCCATCCCATCATCGCCGCGTGGTTCACGACGCGGTTCGCCGGCGCAACCGATGTGCAACGACAGGCTTGGCCTGCCATTCAATCGGGCAGCCATGTGTTGATCGCCGCGCCGACCGGATCGGGCAAGACCCTGGCGGCCTTCCTCTCCTGCATCGACAGACTCTTCCGGCAGGCGGTGGACTGCGAATTGCGGGATGAGACCCAGGTGCTCTATGTCTCGCCGTTGAAGGCGCTCAGCAACGACATCCGGAAAAATCTTCAGCAGCCGCTCAACGAAATCGGCCAGGCTGCGTTGGCGTCCGGCCTGTTGCTGCCGGAGTTGCGCGTCGTCGTCCGCACCGGGGACACGCCGATGACCGAGCGGCAGCAGATGTTGCGGCGCCCGCCTCATATTCTCATCACCACGCCCGAGTCCCTCTTCATCCTCCTGACGGCGGAAAAAAGCCGCGCGATGTTGAAGACGGTGCGCACGGTCATCGTGGACGAAATCCATGCCGTGGCCCCCAACAAACGTGGCGCCCATTTGGCGTTGTCGCTGGAACGGGTGGAAGCGCTCACCGGCTGTGCTCCGCAACGGATCGGCCTGTCGGCGACGCAGCGTCCCATCGAGACCGTGGCGGAGTTTCTGGTGGGGGCGAGACAGTCGTCTCTCGTGAAGCGTGAGGCGTTTCCCTCAAAAGGACATCCGAACGACAAGAGCCGAGAGACGAACGACGTGATGGTCATTGATGTGGGCCATCGCCGTGATATGGACCTGGCCGTCGAGGTGCCGAAGGACGAACTGGGGGCGGTCGCGACGAATGCGATCTGGAGCGATGTGTATGATCGGCTCGCGGCTCTCGTCGAGGCCCACCGATCCACGCTGGTCTTTGTGAATACACGCCGGTTGGCCGAGCGTGTCGCTCATTATTTGGAGGAGCGGCTGCGCCATCTCGGTGAAGAGGTGGTGGCGGCGCACCACGGCAGCCTGTCGCGACAGATCCGCCTGTCGGCAGAAGATCGCTTGAAGGCCGGGTCCGTCCGTGTGGTCGTCGCGACGGCATCGTTGGAACTCGGGATCGATGTGGGTACGGTCGATCTCGCCTGCCAGATCGGGTCGCCCCGTTCGATCGCCACCGCTCTCCAGCGCATGGGCCGGGCAGGCCATTGGATTCACGCGATCCCGAAAGGCCGGCTCTTCGCGACCACGCGGGACGAATTGCTCGAATGCGCCGCCCTGATCCGGGCGATCAGGGCCGGGCTGTTGGACCATATCGACGTGCCTGCCGCGCCGCTGGATGTCTTGTCGCAACAGATCGTGGCTGCTGCCGCGACTCAAGGCTGGCAGGAAGAAGAATTGTACGCCCTCTGCCGCAGGGCCATGCCCTATCGCGATCTCACTCGCCCGGCGTTCGATGCCGTGGTGCGGATGCTCGCCGAGGGGTTCGTCACCAGCAGGGGACGCGGGCGCGCGTTTCTCCACCATGACCGCATCAACCGTCACATTCGAGGTCGGCGCGGGGCACGGTTGGCGGCCATCACCTCCGGCGGCGCGATTCCCGATACGGCCAACTACGCGGTGATTGCCGAGCCGGGCGGGACGGTGGTGGGGTCGGTGGACGAGGATTTCGCCGTCGAGAGCCTGGCGGGGGACATCATCCTGTTGGGCAATACCTCGTGGCGGATCAGGGGTGTCGAGACCGGTAAGATGCGGGTCGAGGATGCGCAGGGTGCTCCGCCGACCATTCCCTTTTGGCGTGGCGAGGCGCCGGCCCGCACGGCTGATTTGTCGCGAGAAGTGGCGCGCCTCAAGGACGACATCGCTCACCGCCTCGACGATGACCGGGCGCCTCTGCCTGCCTCCGCTCCTCCGGTGCAGTGGCTCAGGCAGGAGTGTTGCCTCGACCAGCACGGAGCGCAACAGGCCGTCGAGTATATCCTGGCGGGCAAGGCGGTTCTGGGGACCGTGCCGACTCAACATACCATCGTGGCGGAGCGATTTTTCGATGAAAGCGGCGGTATGCAACTCGTCATCCATGCTCCCTTCGGCAGCCGGGTGAACCGGGCTTGGGGGTTGGCCTTGCGGAAACGATTGTGTGTCGCATTCGATTTCGAACTGCAGGCAGCCGCGACCGATGAAGGCATCGTATTGTCGTTGGGCGAGAAGCACAGTTTCCCGCTCGACACGGTGTTCGCGTTCCTGAATGCCAAGACCGTCCGAGAGGTGTTGACCCAGGCCCTGCTGCAGGCGCCGATGTTCATGACTCGTTGGCGTTGGAATGTCACGCGCGCATTAGCCCTGTTGCGGTTCGTCGGCGGGAAACGGGTGGCGCCGCAGATTCAGCGGATGCGGGCCGAAGATTTGCTGGCCGCCGTCTTTCCCGATGCGATCGCCTGTCAGGACAATTTTCACGGAGAACGGACGCAGCGAGACATTCCCGACCATCCGCTGGTGCAGGAGACGATTCGAGATTGCCTGACCGAGGCGATGGATCTCGATGGATTGATCGCCCTGTTGGAGAAGATCGAGCGCGGCGCCGTCACCTGCCTGGCGGTCGATACGCCGCTGCCCTCCGCCTTCTGCCATGAAATCTTGAACGCCAACCCCTATGCGTTTCTCGACGATGCGCCGCTCGAAGAACGCCGGGCGCGGGCGGTGGAGATGCGGCGTACCCTGCCGCCTGAATTGGCCGGTCAGCTGGGTGCGTTGGACCCATCGGCCATCGATCAGGTCATCGAAGAATCCTGGCCCGTCGTGCGCGATGCGGAAGAGTTTCATGATGCGCTGCTGACTCTGGGCTGGGTGCCTTGTGCGCAGGTGACTGAGTGGGGGCGATGGGCACCATCGTTGGAGCAGGCCGGTCGTGTGGTGACCCTGTGGTGTGGTGAGGCGCAGTTGGGTTGGATGGCGGCGGAATCCCGGCATTACGGGACTCTCCTATTTCCTGAGGCTCGGATCGAGCCGGCAGCGGAGTCGCCGGAACCGCCCGAACACCTCGACCGAGAAGAGGTTCTGGACCGGGTGGTGTCGGGGTGGATGGAAAGTATCGGGCCCACGACTGCGACGGAACTGTCCGGGACGCTCCGCCTTCCTGTGCAGGATGTGGATGGTGCGTTTCTCCGGCTCGAAGCCCAAGGACACCTTCTTCGCGGGCAATTCCGGCCGTTGCTTCCAATTCATCATTCACAATTCATCATTCAACATTCCGACGCTCCTGCGCCGGTTGAGTGGTGCCATCGCCGGTTGCTCGCCAGGATTCATCGGTTGACGATCGGGCGGTTGCGCAAGGAGATCGAGCCGGTCTCCGCCGCGGAATTCATGCAGTTCCTCCTCCAATGGCAACATGTTGCGCCGGGCGCGCGGTTGCACGGCGAGGCGGGGCTTCTCGAGGCGGTGAAACAGCTCGGGGGATTCGAAGCGGCGGCGTCGGCCTGGGAGCCACAACTCTTGCGGGTTCGGTTGGCCAAGTACGAACCTGAGTGGCTGGATCGACTCTGCTTGAGCGGGGCCGTGATGTGGGGGCGCCTGACGCCGCATCCCCGATTGATGCAAGAATTGAATCCGGCGCCGGGGCGTCGAGTCGTGCCCACGCGGGTGGCGCCGGTGAGCCTCTTTGGCCGTGAAGATGCGCCGGCCTTGTTGGCTGCCGCCGATGAAGAACTGGCGCGAGTGGATATGGCTGCTCGCCTCAGTGCATCGGCACAGGCAGTCCGCCGTTGCCTGCAGGAACGCGGCGCAAGTTTCTTCAGCGAGCTGCTGCACGCGACTCGTCTGCTGCCGTCTGAGGTGGAGGACGGTCTGTGGGAACTGGTGGCGGCAGGTCTGGTGACGGCGGATGGGTTCGACAATCTGCGCGCGCTCATCGATCCGCGACGGCGGCGTGCCGAGGGGCGTGATCGAAACCGCCGGCCGCGCCACGTCGGGGGGCGCTGGTCGCTTCTCAGGCGAGCTGACAGCCGTCAGCCATCGACTGTCAGCTTGGCGGAGCACGTGGCTCGACAATTGTTGCGCCGATACGGCGTCGTGTTTCGCGACCTGTTAGGACGGGAGTCAATAGTGTCGTCATGGCGCGACTTGTTGGTTTGTTACCGTCGTCTTGAATCGACGGGGGAGATCCGTGGCGGCAGGTTCGTCGGTGGTTTCACGGGTGAGCAGTTCGCGTTGCCGGAAGCGTTGGAATCGCTGCGGACGCTCAAGAAGCGGCCAGGTATCGCTGGTCAACAGGAGATCAACATTTCCGCCGCCGATCCGTTGAATCTCGCCGGGCTCCTGTTACCGGGGCCGCGCATCGCCGCCGTACCGTCGAATTTCGTGGTGTTTCGAGGCGGTGCGGTGATTCGCACGGTCGGGGGGCGCGAGTCGAACGATCGGCAGGAGCCGTCGATCGTCGAGGTGGGCCGGGTCATCACGTAG